The Quercus lobata isolate SW786 chromosome 4, ValleyOak3.0 Primary Assembly, whole genome shotgun sequence genome segment GTTCACAATAACTGTTGATAATTGTAGTACTAATGATGCCATGATAAAACTTCTCTTGAATAAGCTTGATACTAGTTCTCTTATGTTGGGTGGGTCAATGTTGCATATGAGGTGTGCTgcacatattttgaatttgattgttcaagATGGGTTGTCTCTTATTGGTGATGGTATTGAAAGGATTAGTGATAGTGTGATTTATTGGACTGGACCACCAAAAAGGAGGcagaaatttgaagaaaatgcaCTTCAATTGCGTGTTCAATGCACCAAAGAGTTAGTCTTAGATTGTAAAACTCGTTGGAATTCAACTTACTTAATGCTTTCTACTACATTGATTTATAAAGATGTTTTCTCACGTTTGGCTAAACGTGAAATATCTTATACTTGTTTACCATATGATTATAATTGGGAGTTAGCCAAAGATATTTGTGGGAGGTTGGAGTTGTTTCATAATGTGACTGAGTTTTTCTCTGGTCGTAAGTACCCCACAACtatatgtattttaatttggtgtGTGAGTTGAAAATTGCATTGAATGAATGGAGTTTGTCTTTAAATGAGATGATAAGTACGATGGTAGAAAGCATGCTTgctaaatttaattcttattaGGCTAATGTTAGTGTTGTTATGGCTATTGCTGCTATCTTAGATCCAAGATATAAGATGAAGttattagaattttattatCCTAACATTTATGGTGATAATTCTGATTTggagattgaaaaaattaagaatctttGTTATGATTTTCTTGATGAGTATGGAGATATAAATGAGTCCTCTGTAGATAATGAAGAAAGTTCTCATATTCCTGCAAGTACTTCAAGCCCTGTGGCACAAATGAAGTTTAGGTTGAGTAGGGCAATGTCATCTTTTGATTTATTTGTGAACAATAGTTCAAGTAGTTCAAAGAAACATGGGAGTGCTAGAATGGAATTTGATCATTTCATTGATGAGGGAGTGTTGAAGAGgagtgaaaattttgatattttgagaTGGTGGAAAAGTAATGGTCTCAAGTATCCTACTTTACAAAGGATTGCAAGAGATATTTTAGCCATTCCTGTCACAACTATTGCTTCAGAATCTGCCTTTAGCACTAGTGGGAGACTTTTAAGTACACACCGTAGTAGGCTACATCCCAAGAGTATAGAGGCAATGATGTGTGCTCAGAATTGGTTATGGAGTGAAATCAACGGTTAGCAATTGTctaatttctatttataaaatcaaaattgtatttttatatttgctagttacaatttgatgaagtttattccattctttaattcattgttgttgtagGTTCTTTAACTATGTCTAGAGATTGTACACTTCAATCAATTCTTAATGATGGGGAGCCTAATGAAGAGGATGGGAGTTTTGTCACAATTGTGGATGATTAgacattttgtattaatttagtagcctttttaatttcttagacttgttggattaatttgttggtttgtaaTTATTCTAAGCCTTTTTAGCCTTTTGTAATTTCTTagcctttttaatttgttggtttgtggaGGATAAGacattttgtaatttcttaGACTCGTGGGatttgttttgtaactttttaatttcttaaacttGTTAGACTTGTGATACTTAGTTCTTGGACTTGTtagatttaatttatttttatgtttggttggtgattttagttatgatttattaatttatagatGTATAATTAACaggtgatttattgatttatgattaacCTTTGATTTGGATTTATTTGGCTGCATATGCCAAAAATCTTaatgggcttaaaaaaaaaaaaattggttgggCCAGATTTGGGCCCAATGGCTAAACGAGACCTGCGGGGCCTGGCGGGGCGGGTATGGGCcccagaaagaaaaaaaacccaattaataattgggcCGGGTCCGGGTCGTGGGTCTTGGCTCGCGAGTCAGGTCTGGATATGCAAAAACTCGACCCGAATCCGACTCGTTGCCATTCCtatgtggatgtagctttttagctactatcCACACCCCTAACTTTCTAAATCTTTCTCTAGcaattattttgctttttttgccttaataacatgatttattgccTTCCTTAacatgtttcttgctttatcttGCTCTTAACATGTTCTTAGTTTAGATCCATGTTCTTCCATgcttgtttatattttatttgtcttgATCTACATGCTTTATActttatgccatgttttcctatgctttgttcttctttttgttccatGTTGATGTTTGGGTCTACATGCTCACATACTTGGTATCATGTCTATGGTTATGccttgcttagatctacatgtttgtATGCATATTCTATGCTCCCATGCCTATGTCTATGCCTTCACATGATTTTATGCTTGGGTTTGCATTCTCCCATGCCtttatgtttagatctacatgcttagaTGTATATCCACGTGCTTACGTGCACATTTCCATGCTTATACGTGTAGATTGGTGTGTTTACATACTTAGATCGACAttctctacatgctttatgTCATTATTTATGTGCTTGCGTGCTTCACGCCATGTTTATGTGTTTAAGCCTAGaccttgtttgtcatgccatgtgctattgcaCCCCTTTTGTTCCTTTAttgcattttcttgtgttttggcctattGGTTCAAACCCGATCTAGACCCTATTGTCTTTGTCATCGTCCACACATCGAGGCCcacatcaaagggtttggatcatcctatttgcatgtctatgcttgctcGCTTCTATGCTTTATACTTGTGCTAGCCTCTcttgttctaggctttgccatgcttgACGCCCTCTGCGAGCTTGATCTTGTTTGGTTACATTCGATGCCCATGAAGCCTTGTTTGGATGTGACTATTTGGAAGGCATCTCTGAATGCCGGTTTGCTCTGCGTGTACCCTTTCCTTTTCCGTCCCGCGCGATGCTATGCttaccatgcttgtttgtgccacttgttggctttctatgcatctctacatgcttgcttacatgttcatgcatgagtcttgcttgctagtgtgtcgtccatacttcaacacaatgaagctaTGGACATCTGATCCAAATCTACATTTTTCCCTCGCAGACACCACCTTTCGtttgctttcttgcttgtttgcttgcttcCTTGTTTCTTTGCTTACCACGCCTATCATGCTTATCTGCTTTATGCCTCTTTCATATGCTCTTTGCAGCTTTCCCCTCCATTGCTTGTCTGCtagtttcttgtctttgcctttgcatgtacacacatggagtGAGGACACATGGAGCTAGAGCATGGTCTCCCGAGCGCAAGTAAAAAGGGTGAGGATGCGAGCATGTGGACATAAGCCAAGTGGCTATGTTCAGTAGATTTAGGGGTCTAGCTTCtcccatttggttatgtactcttttaaaccccctTCCTTCCTCCATAATTTCTCTCTTAGATGGATTGTATTAGGTTTATCATGCCATGTACCATTCGTCATCGTCTCTAAAGTATGGCGACCCCTGTTTACTTTCCTGCActtatattttgggccatgcttTAGgaatgtaggcatttactttcctgctctatgtgcttgcattgtgcatgatgtatatatatatatacctgctcgCCCCTTTCCGGTATGATTGTCATAGTCCATAAAGCGATGCCTAATTTACGCCGCAaaagtaaggtgacatgttGCTGAATTTTCGCTGTGGAAATCTAGTACTTTGCccgaatgccttaggaaagcatagattgaaaccacacccattcaaaagccaaacctcaaagcccccatGCATACAAAGCCTcaaaagccaatgccaaaatcatgttttactgccaatctccaaaatttaaggttttatcaaaacaaatgaTTGTCATTGGACAGGCATTGTGGGGTACCTAACACTTTCCCCACACATAACCAAACTTCCggactcaagaatcaagattttcttgccatccacattagattaggaaaaatgtcttttttcttagcctaggattggtaataaaatcaactagaaacatgtgaccaatcacaccttagaaaaatccaatgattggtggcaacTTTACCTATCTTTGGTAATCCTTTAAAAATTGGCCAAGATTCCTGCCATACCTCCAAAGGTAGACAAATTCCTTCCTCCaccaagagagagagcactCGAAGCTTAGCACAAACTACACTCTATGCCTAGTCATCGAAAGGAGCCTTCAACGGGCCCCGCGCATGCTAAAGCGTCGCCATGGTGGGTGGTCGAACGAAGGCTTGGTGGTGGTTTTACGCTTCACTTGAGGCCGGGCATCGACAGACTGGAGACTTCACTAGGGATATATGAGAGTTTAGCCTTTAGAGCTTTTGATGAAACCATAATCTTTGGACATTTgctttcaaaaacacaaaaattggCATTGGCCTCCAGGGCTTTCCTTTTGGAAAAGGCTTCTACTATATCCTAGTAGACTAtctttaaaagagaaaaaatgttttccaaaaagGGGTGTGAGGTATTTTCATGGGGCTTTCCTCACATGCTTTATAGCTTTCCTTCACATGCAAACATTAGGGTAGCAAAACTTAATTTCTGCTGCACCTTTATTTgctttcatataaatatatatatatatatatctctctctctctctctctattgtgCTTTGAAAAAGTCTTTCCCCTTCATTAAGAATTGCATGACATATACACCCTTTTTGAGCCGAACTCGGGCTCCGCACTACTGGCATAGTCACATCTCTTTGGGGATTTCATCACCCCATTTGTAGATGCCTAAACGCAAACATCAGCAATGTTACCCATAGTTCGATTTGGGGCTGACTTTGTAGGCACTTTTGGGTCCATGGGTGGACAGGAGTAGCTAAAAAGGCCCCTTTGATCCTTCCTGCCCCACAACTTCCATGAAGGGAGGGGTATGGTGATTGAGTCCCCTTAGGATATGAACAACCTACTAGTTAAGCCTTTGCATACAGTTAGCCTAGTTATGTCAAACCCGTGAGGACTAGATCAAGCCCAGAGCCTATAAGTACTAGGTAAAGCCTAAAGAGTGAACATCTAAGCCTAGGAAAGGATACCCTTATAGGGCTAGAGGTCAGGGGAAAGTGTTTTGTAACAGGTGCACCCTTTTTGCTTATGCCAAA includes the following:
- the LOC115985149 gene encoding zinc finger BED domain-containing protein RICESLEEPER 2-like, which gives rise to MVDGTMSLNTYQFDQVRVRNKLARMVILHEYPLSMVDHIGFKEFVADLQPMFKLVTRNTLKSDILKIYDNKRQKALKMTDKNGSRMIITTNMWTSSNKKRGFMVITAHFIDHTWTLQSRVLRFGYVPSPHTKDVIAEVLVDCFLEWNIDRKLFTITVDNCSTNDAMIKLLLNKLDTSSLMLGGSMLHMRCAAHILNLIVQDGLSLIGDGIERISDSVIYWTGPPKRRQKFEENALQLRVQCTKELVLDCKTRWNSTYLMLSTTLIYKDVFSRLAKREISYTCLPYDYNWELAKDICGRLELFHNVTEFFSGRKYPTTIYPRYKMKLLEFYYPNIYGDNSDLEIEKIKNLCYDFLDEYGDINESSVDNEESSHIPASTSSPVAQMKFRLSRAMSSFDLFVNNSSSSSKKHGSARMEFDHFIDEGVLKRSENFDILRWWKSNGLKYPTLQRIARDILAIPVTTIASESAFSTSGRLLSTHRSRLHPKSIEAMMCAQNWLWSEINGSLTMSRDCTLQSILNDGEPNEEDGSFVTIVDD